A genomic window from Providencia alcalifaciens includes:
- the lon gene encoding endopeptidase La — translation MNPERSERIEIPVLPLRDVVVYPHMVIPLFVGREKSIHSLEAAMDHDKQVMLVAQKEASTDEPGVNDLFTVGTIASVIQMLKLPDGTVKVLVEGLRRARITSLTDNGEYFLAQAEYLANDSAKEAIYDDESKESSTTELVDEKEQEVLYRTIVSQFESYIKLNKKIPPEVLTSLHAIEQDQLDKLADTIASHMPLKLADKQRVLEMANIAERVEFLMAMMESETELLQVEKRIRNRVKKQMEKSQREYYLNEQMKAIQKELGEMDDAPDENESLKRKIEEAKMPKEAQEKAEAELQKLKMMSPMSAEATVVRSYIDWMVQVPWHKRSKVKKDLVKAQEVLDTDHYGLERVKDRILEYLAVQSRVSKIKGPILCLVGPPGVGKTSLGQSIAKATGREYTRMALGGVRDEAEIRGHRRTYIGSMPGKLIQKMAKVGVKNPLFLLDEIDKMSSDMRGDPASALLEVLDPEQNVAFNDHYLEVDYDLSDVMFVATSNSMNIPAPLLDRMEVIRLSGYTEDEKLNIAKRHLLSKQIERNALKKGELSIDDGAIMSIIRYYTREAGVRSLEREISKLCRKAVKALLMDKKLKHIEITADNLKDYLGVRRFDYGHADTENRVGQVTGLAWTEVGGDLLTIETACVPGKGKLTYTGSLGEVMQESIQTALTVVRARAEKLGINGDFYEKRDIHVHVPEGATPKDGPSAGIAMSTALVSCLTGNPVKADVAMTGEITLRGLVLPIGGLKEKLLAAHRGGIKTVLIPDDNKRDLEEIPQNVIADLQIHPVKTIEEVLSLALVNPPFGAEVVQKKAKRVS, via the coding sequence ATGAATCCAGAGCGTTCCGAACGCATTGAAATACCAGTATTGCCTCTGCGTGATGTAGTGGTGTACCCACATATGGTGATCCCACTGTTTGTTGGACGTGAAAAATCCATTCACAGTCTGGAAGCAGCAATGGATCATGATAAGCAAGTGATGCTGGTTGCGCAAAAAGAAGCCTCAACCGATGAGCCTGGGGTGAATGATTTATTTACTGTTGGGACAATTGCATCTGTGATCCAGATGCTGAAACTACCTGACGGTACCGTTAAAGTACTCGTTGAAGGACTACGTCGTGCCCGCATTACTAGCCTGACTGATAATGGCGAGTATTTCTTAGCACAAGCTGAATATTTAGCGAATGATAGTGCGAAAGAAGCTATCTACGATGACGAGTCAAAAGAGTCTAGCACTACGGAATTGGTTGACGAAAAAGAGCAAGAAGTTTTATATCGCACTATTGTTAGCCAGTTCGAAAGCTACATCAAACTGAACAAAAAAATTCCACCTGAAGTTTTGACTTCACTGCATGCTATTGAGCAAGACCAGCTAGATAAACTGGCTGATACGATTGCTTCACACATGCCGTTAAAACTGGCAGATAAGCAGCGCGTTTTAGAAATGGCAAACATTGCTGAGCGTGTTGAGTTCCTGATGGCAATGATGGAATCAGAAACTGAACTACTGCAAGTTGAAAAACGCATTCGCAACCGCGTGAAAAAACAGATGGAAAAAAGCCAGCGCGAGTACTATTTGAATGAGCAAATGAAAGCGATTCAAAAAGAACTTGGCGAAATGGATGATGCTCCAGATGAAAACGAATCGCTGAAACGCAAAATCGAAGAAGCGAAAATGCCAAAAGAGGCGCAAGAAAAAGCCGAAGCTGAATTGCAGAAGCTGAAAATGATGTCTCCAATGTCAGCGGAAGCGACTGTGGTTCGTAGCTACATTGATTGGATGGTTCAGGTTCCGTGGCATAAGCGCAGCAAAGTCAAAAAAGATTTAGTGAAAGCGCAAGAAGTGCTCGACACAGACCACTATGGTTTAGAGCGCGTTAAAGACCGTATCCTTGAATACCTCGCGGTTCAAAGCCGTGTCAGTAAAATCAAAGGGCCAATCTTATGCTTAGTTGGGCCTCCAGGGGTTGGTAAAACGTCACTGGGACAATCTATCGCGAAAGCAACAGGGCGTGAATATACCCGTATGGCTCTTGGTGGGGTTCGTGACGAAGCGGAAATTCGTGGTCACCGCCGTACTTATATTGGTTCAATGCCGGGTAAACTTATCCAGAAAATGGCGAAAGTTGGGGTTAAAAACCCACTGTTTTTACTGGATGAAATCGACAAAATGTCTTCAGATATGCGAGGGGACCCTGCATCAGCACTGTTAGAAGTGTTAGATCCAGAGCAAAACGTTGCATTCAACGACCATTATCTGGAAGTTGATTATGATCTGTCTGACGTAATGTTTGTGGCAACATCGAACTCGATGAATATTCCGGCTCCATTGTTAGACCGTATGGAAGTGATCCGTCTGTCTGGTTATACCGAAGACGAAAAACTGAATATTGCGAAGAGACATCTATTATCCAAGCAAATCGAGCGTAACGCCTTGAAAAAAGGTGAGTTATCTATCGATGATGGCGCAATTATGAGCATCATTCGTTACTACACTCGTGAAGCCGGCGTGCGTAGTTTAGAGCGTGAAATTTCTAAGCTGTGTCGTAAAGCGGTGAAAGCGCTGCTGATGGATAAAAAACTGAAGCATATTGAAATCACGGCAGATAATCTAAAAGACTACTTAGGTGTTCGTCGCTTTGATTATGGTCATGCGGATACGGAAAACCGTGTAGGGCAAGTCACTGGTTTAGCATGGACTGAAGTTGGTGGTGACTTACTTACCATCGAAACTGCCTGTGTACCGGGTAAAGGTAAGCTAACTTACACCGGTTCTCTGGGTGAAGTCATGCAAGAGTCAATTCAAACAGCATTGACTGTGGTACGTGCTCGTGCAGAAAAACTGGGTATTAACGGTGACTTCTATGAAAAACGTGATATCCACGTTCACGTACCAGAAGGCGCAACCCCGAAAGATGGCCCAAGTGCAGGTATCGCAATGTCAACGGCACTGGTTTCTTGCTTAACGGGCAACCCTGTCAAAGCGGATGTAGCGATGACCGGTGAAATTACATTACGTGGGTTAGTATTACCCATTGGCGGGCTGAAAGAAAAGTTACTGGCAGCTCATCGTGGTGGTATTAAAACGGTTCTTATCCCTGATGATAACAAACGTGATTTAGAAGAAATCCCTCAGAATGTGATTGCTGATTTGCAAATCCATCCTGTTAAGACAATTGAAGAAGTCCTCTCATTAGCATTAGTCAATCCTCCTTTTGGGGCTGAAGTGGTCCAAAAGAAAGCTAAAAGAGTGAGCTGA
- the hupB gene encoding nucleoid-associated protein HU-beta: MNKSQLIEKIAAEANISKAAAGRVVDAFVASVTKSLSKGDDVTLVGFGTFNVRQRAARTGRNPQTGKEIKIAAAKVPAFRAGKGLKDAVNG, encoded by the coding sequence GTGAATAAGTCTCAACTGATTGAAAAAATCGCTGCAGAAGCAAATATTTCTAAAGCAGCAGCAGGTCGCGTAGTCGACGCTTTCGTTGCTTCTGTAACGAAGTCTCTGAGCAAAGGTGATGATGTTACTTTAGTTGGTTTTGGTACTTTTAATGTACGTCAACGCGCAGCACGTACAGGTCGTAACCCGCAGACAGGTAAAGAAATTAAAATTGCTGCGGCAAAAGTTCCTGCATTCCGTGCAGGTAAAGGTCTTAAAGACGCTGTTAACGGTTAA